From a region of the uncultured Desulfatiglans sp. genome:
- a CDS encoding conserved hypothetical protein (Evidence 4 : Unknown function but conserved in other organisms), whose amino-acid sequence MKAVVLMEGQRVGMAEVPEPRLQKNDDVLVEVKAAAICGSDIHIKHGQLPGIAPGTVMGHEFVGVVRETGGDVSRFKPGDRVSVPAAVWCGTCPACRRGQIQYCPNGGVWGGGEFFGKGLAGAQTSYVRVPYADMCLTPIPDQVSDEQAVFVGDVFSTGYHAALEGGIATGDTVAIFGCGPIGLAALVSAWQMGPREVFAVDMFDNRLEIARHYGATVVDAREENAVERLREATGGEGVDAVIEAIGNPATFQQALRSVRRGGTVSVVGLFPAPVEFPLNELAYYGVRINMGLGSLAHMPQLMGLLEAGRVDLTPLATHSFALEDAVEAYDLFENHKDACIKVILKP is encoded by the coding sequence ATGAAGGCAGTGGTGTTGATGGAAGGTCAACGGGTGGGGATGGCGGAGGTGCCGGAGCCCAGGCTTCAGAAAAACGACGACGTTCTCGTAGAGGTGAAGGCCGCGGCCATCTGCGGATCGGACATTCATATCAAGCACGGGCAGTTGCCGGGAATTGCGCCTGGGACGGTCATGGGCCACGAATTCGTGGGGGTGGTGAGAGAAACCGGCGGGGATGTCAGCCGGTTCAAACCCGGAGACCGAGTCTCCGTTCCGGCGGCGGTATGGTGCGGCACCTGCCCTGCATGCCGGCGGGGTCAGATCCAGTACTGCCCGAACGGGGGTGTGTGGGGCGGCGGAGAGTTTTTCGGCAAGGGGCTGGCAGGCGCCCAGACATCTTATGTGCGCGTCCCTTATGCGGACATGTGTCTGACCCCGATTCCCGATCAGGTTTCGGATGAGCAGGCCGTTTTTGTGGGGGATGTCTTCAGCACGGGCTATCATGCAGCACTCGAGGGCGGGATCGCCACAGGGGATACGGTGGCGATTTTCGGCTGCGGTCCCATCGGTTTGGCGGCATTGGTCTCGGCCTGGCAGATGGGACCCCGAGAGGTCTTTGCCGTGGACATGTTCGACAACCGGCTGGAGATAGCGCGGCACTACGGCGCCACCGTCGTCGACGCCCGCGAAGAAAATGCCGTCGAGCGGCTGCGGGAAGCCACGGGCGGAGAGGGAGTGGATGCGGTCATCGAGGCGATCGGAAACCCGGCGACCTTCCAGCAGGCCCTGCGGTCCGTGCGCCGTGGTGGGACGGTGTCGGTAGTCGGTCTTTTCCCGGCCCCGGTGGAGTTCCCCTTGAACGAACTCGCTTACTACGGCGTGCGCATCAACATGGGACTCGGGAGCCTTGCTCATATGCCGCAGTTGATGGGCCTGCTCGAAGCGGGTCGGGTCGACCTCACGCCGCTTGCAACGCACTCTTTCGCTCTCGAGGATGCAGTCGAGGCCTATGATCTTTTCGAAAACCACAAGGACGCCTGTATCAAAGTCATCCTGAAGCCTTGA
- a CDS encoding exported hypothetical protein (Evidence 5 : Unknown function), giving the protein MVFLANLGVNLHVCLCGDLQVASAQTLDFLDIGQKSSFPDWKPGSQGKSFPDENYLGSIRKWPFWPIPASICTFA; this is encoded by the coding sequence ATGGTCTTTTTGGCCAATCTCGGCGTCAATCTGCACGTTTGCTTGTGCGGCGACCTGCAGGTCGCCTCCGCGCAAACGCTTGATTTCCTTGATATTGGCCAAAAATCCTCATTCCCGGATTGGAAACCGGGTTCTCAAGGGAAATCATTTCCGGATGAGAACTACCTGGGTTCCATCCGGAAATGGCCTTTTTGGCCAATCCCGGCATCGATCTGCACGTTTGCCTGA
- a CDS encoding Cysteine-rich domain protein → MTEALSPKRLPKDVQDHLSKFDLNACMTCGTCTNGCPITGTPGMEGWDTRKVLRMLVLGMLDEVVSSKFPWLCTGCGRCAYACPMGIDIPWIMLHMKHLRPRDEVPGILHKGVANALSTGNNMAIPQTDYFFLLSDLGNELAEEELPGFYVPVDKDDADILFFPNSKEVFADNEDMKWWWKIFYAAKENWTVPSENWESVDWGLFTGNYDAIKELARRKIDFVKTHRIKRMIMPDCGGGSYGCREGMKMCVHENPDNEINYIYLYDYLKELIETGRIKLDKSVNAGKIFTWHDSCKHGRELERHFGKGYYDEPRWIIQQCVDEFVDMEPGRANNFCCGAGGGMWPGPYEEEAAWHGRMKYNQIKNSGAHVVVVGCSNCHDQIMKRIPKFYPDYKYEVKYIWELVADSLVLDPWTEDEVARGEAEGAAQWERLGVDLDQEW, encoded by the coding sequence ATGACAGAGGCTCTCAGCCCGAAAAGACTACCCAAGGACGTTCAGGACCATTTATCCAAATTCGATCTCAACGCCTGCATGACCTGCGGCACCTGCACCAATGGCTGCCCCATCACGGGGACCCCCGGAATGGAGGGATGGGATACCCGCAAGGTTCTGCGCATGCTGGTCTTAGGCATGCTGGACGAGGTGGTGAGTTCAAAGTTCCCCTGGCTCTGCACCGGCTGCGGCCGCTGCGCCTACGCCTGCCCGATGGGCATCGACATCCCCTGGATCATGCTGCACATGAAGCACCTGCGGCCCCGCGACGAGGTCCCCGGGATCCTCCACAAGGGCGTTGCGAATGCCCTGAGCACCGGCAACAACATGGCCATTCCCCAGACAGACTATTTCTTCCTGCTCTCAGACCTCGGCAACGAGCTGGCCGAGGAGGAATTGCCGGGCTTCTACGTCCCCGTCGACAAGGACGACGCCGACATCCTCTTCTTCCCCAACTCCAAAGAGGTCTTTGCGGACAACGAGGACATGAAATGGTGGTGGAAGATCTTTTATGCCGCCAAAGAAAACTGGACGGTCCCTTCTGAGAACTGGGAGTCGGTCGACTGGGGGCTCTTTACCGGCAACTATGACGCCATTAAGGAACTCGCACGCCGGAAGATCGACTTCGTGAAGACGCATCGGATCAAGCGCATGATCATGCCCGACTGCGGCGGCGGGTCCTACGGCTGCCGGGAAGGCATGAAGATGTGCGTCCACGAGAATCCCGACAACGAGATCAATTATATCTACCTCTACGATTATCTGAAGGAACTCATCGAGACCGGCCGCATCAAGCTCGACAAGAGCGTCAACGCCGGCAAGATCTTCACCTGGCATGACTCCTGTAAACACGGTCGCGAACTCGAACGGCACTTCGGGAAGGGTTACTATGACGAACCGCGCTGGATCATCCAGCAGTGCGTGGACGAATTCGTGGATATGGAGCCGGGCCGCGCCAACAACTTCTGCTGCGGCGCCGGCGGCGGCATGTGGCCCGGACCCTACGAGGAAGAAGCCGCCTGGCATGGACGCATGAAGTACAACCAGATCAAGAATTCGGGCGCCCACGTGGTGGTCGTCGGCTGCTCCAACTGCCACGACCAGATCATGAAGCGCATCCCCAAGTTCTACCCGGATTACAAGTACGAGGTGAAATACATCTGGGAACTGGTCGCCGACAGCCTCGTACTGGACCCCTGGACCGAAGATGAGGTCGCCCGGGGCGAAGCCGAGGGTGCCGCCCAATGGGAACGGCTGGGCGTCGATCTCGACCAGGAATGGTAG
- a CDS encoding Asparagine synthetase — protein sequence MASIGGIVSQHGRIEADSARDMAHMIENMHHRGPDNMIVRSLTDARGALGANEINLSPERTYCTSLEETPYILFDGKLFNERDNGKTDIQLFLELYEKHGMDCFSRMDGSFVCAIIEKDDEVILARDAVGARPLFYGWDNDVFYFSSEMKGLKDHVQFNIHELEPGCTYSSKNGLKPFQPFAPEIPDHGGDMGKAAELLRQLLIDAVKRRMDDVKAISLSGGLDSSIIAAIAKELDPSITLVTGTVKSAPGPDLENAKLMADFLGMSHHICEITNEDIEGFIPQAVWYLESFDEDCISGILSNYFVSKMVKEYSNAVLVGEGADELFGGYRMVLKNPRVKSPEQRERLAQKLLDIAYNTALRRLDRSWMGNSVIYKTPFLDTRVVAFAKTIPMSWKIYGEKQVEKYVLREAFRDMLPERIANREKLRFAMGTGMDDVMDEIVSRKIDPDELKRRPKAAYGLPFASFKELYYYDEFLKLFPPSYEKQTVRWDPFK from the coding sequence TTGGCCAGTATCGGAGGTATCGTTTCACAACACGGCCGGATTGAGGCCGATTCCGCCAGGGACATGGCTCACATGATCGAGAACATGCATCATCGGGGGCCCGACAACATGATCGTCCGGTCGCTGACAGATGCAAGGGGCGCCCTGGGAGCGAATGAAATCAATCTATCGCCCGAAAGAACCTATTGCACATCCCTGGAGGAAACCCCGTATATTCTCTTTGATGGGAAGCTCTTCAACGAGCGGGACAACGGAAAGACGGACATTCAACTGTTTCTGGAACTCTATGAAAAGCACGGGATGGACTGCTTCAGCCGCATGGATGGGAGCTTCGTCTGCGCCATCATCGAAAAGGACGACGAGGTTATTCTGGCACGGGACGCTGTGGGCGCCAGGCCCCTTTTCTACGGCTGGGACAACGATGTCTTTTATTTCAGCAGCGAGATGAAAGGCCTCAAAGACCACGTGCAATTCAATATCCACGAACTCGAGCCCGGCTGCACCTACAGCTCGAAGAATGGCCTCAAGCCCTTTCAGCCATTTGCTCCGGAAATCCCGGACCACGGCGGAGACATGGGAAAGGCAGCCGAACTCCTCAGACAGCTCCTGATCGACGCCGTCAAGAGGCGCATGGACGACGTCAAGGCCATATCCCTCAGCGGGGGGCTCGACAGCTCCATCATAGCGGCAATCGCAAAAGAGCTGGATCCTTCGATCACCCTGGTGACAGGAACCGTCAAAAGCGCGCCGGGGCCCGACCTCGAAAACGCCAAACTCATGGCCGACTTTCTCGGCATGTCGCATCATATCTGTGAAATCACGAACGAAGATATCGAAGGATTCATCCCCCAGGCCGTCTGGTACCTGGAGAGCTTCGACGAAGACTGCATCTCGGGGATTCTTTCGAACTATTTCGTCTCCAAAATGGTGAAGGAATACAGCAATGCAGTCCTTGTCGGAGAAGGCGCCGATGAACTTTTCGGCGGTTACCGAATGGTCCTCAAGAACCCCCGTGTCAAAAGCCCCGAACAGCGTGAACGCCTCGCTCAAAAACTGCTCGATATCGCTTATAATACGGCGCTAAGACGCCTCGACCGGAGTTGGATGGGCAATTCCGTCATTTACAAGACGCCGTTCTTGGACACCCGCGTCGTCGCCTTCGCCAAAACCATACCCATGTCATGGAAAATCTACGGCGAAAAACAGGTGGAGAAATACGTCCTCCGCGAGGCCTTCCGGGATATGCTCCCGGAGCGGATCGCCAACCGCGAAAAACTGCGATTCGCGATGGGCACAGGCATGGACGACGTCATGGATGAGATCGTCTCACGAAAGATCGATCCCGATGAACTGAAAAGGCGGCCCAAAGCCGCTTACGGACTCCCCTTCGCGTCCTTCAAGGAGCTGTACTATTACGACGAATTTCTGAAGCTCTTTCCGCCCTCCTACGAAAAGCAGACGGTCCGCTGGGATCCTTTCAAATAA
- the thiM gene encoding hydoxyethylthiazole kinase (Evidence 2a : Function from experimental evidences in other organisms; PubMedId : 10075431; Product type e : enzyme), whose translation MGCGFFHGSSFGGLSMLDTLKEQAVRNLTSVRDQKPLVHSITNFVVMNFTANTLLAMGASPVMAHAEEEVEEMVSLAGALVLNIGTLSGPWIASMLKAGRKAAELHKPVILDPVGAGATELRTRTALEIMEAAKPSVIRGNASEILALARTGSKTKGVDSLHTVEDLGDRVEEMALNRHAVFAVTGPRDLVTDGVRTVKVGNGHPLMSTITGTGCAATVTIGAFLAVDPDPWSAAATALAFFGLAGEIGASSCHGPGSFMTAFLDALYNLTPEALAAGCRFEQP comes from the coding sequence ATGGGTTGCGGCTTTTTTCATGGGTCATCTTTCGGGGGGTTGAGCATGCTCGATACGTTAAAGGAACAGGCGGTTCGCAATCTGACATCCGTCCGGGACCAGAAACCTCTGGTCCACAGCATCACCAATTTCGTGGTGATGAACTTCACCGCCAACACCCTTCTTGCGATGGGCGCAAGTCCGGTCATGGCCCACGCCGAGGAAGAAGTGGAGGAAATGGTCTCTTTGGCCGGAGCGCTGGTTCTGAACATCGGGACCCTCAGCGGCCCTTGGATTGCTTCGATGCTCAAGGCCGGCAGAAAAGCCGCTGAATTGCACAAACCCGTCATTCTGGACCCGGTGGGCGCAGGCGCGACCGAACTCCGAACCCGGACCGCCCTGGAAATCATGGAGGCGGCAAAACCATCCGTCATCAGGGGGAACGCCTCGGAGATCCTCGCCCTGGCCCGGACCGGTTCGAAGACGAAAGGGGTGGACTCGCTGCACACCGTCGAAGATCTCGGAGACAGGGTCGAGGAAATGGCCCTGAACCGGCATGCGGTCTTCGCCGTCACCGGCCCGAGGGACCTCGTCACAGACGGCGTGAGGACCGTCAAGGTGGGAAACGGGCACCCGCTGATGTCGACCATTACGGGGACCGGCTGCGCTGCAACGGTCACCATCGGGGCGTTCCTGGCGGTCGACCCTGATCCTTGGAGCGCTGCGGCGACCGCGCTCGCCTTCTTCGGACTGGCCGGTGAAATCGGTGCTTCCAGTTGCCACGGGCCGGGCAGTTTTATGACCGCCTTCCTCGATGCCCTGTACAACTTGACCCCGGAGGCCCTGGCTGCCGGCTGCCGGTTCGAGCAGCCCTGA
- a CDS encoding Transcriptional regulator, TetR family, with translation MSGNQGSKEKLIQVAVELFANRGFAGTSIRDIASAMGMSISNIYHYFGNKEGLLLAILEYASEALLRRLREGSEKEEEPVRKLKSLVQTHLKLSREFLRESKIFFLDEDHLSQEGHRINCRIQREILDMYVQVLSDLAEEGLVQTRSIKILAFNILGVINWHLKWFRTEGELSHEQAVEEILDFILHGALGLGRGEC, from the coding sequence GTGTCTGGAAATCAGGGCAGCAAAGAAAAACTCATCCAAGTGGCCGTGGAACTTTTTGCGAACAGGGGATTCGCGGGGACGTCCATCCGGGACATCGCGAGCGCGATGGGGATGAGCATCTCGAATATCTACCATTATTTCGGCAACAAGGAAGGCCTTCTCCTCGCGATACTGGAATACGCTTCCGAGGCTTTGCTGAGGAGGCTCAGAGAGGGTTCGGAAAAAGAGGAGGAACCTGTCCGAAAACTGAAGAGCCTCGTCCAGACGCACCTGAAGCTTTCAAGAGAATTTCTGAGGGAATCGAAGATATTCTTTCTGGACGAGGATCATCTTTCGCAGGAAGGGCATCGGATCAACTGCAGGATTCAGCGGGAAATCCTGGATATGTACGTCCAGGTCCTCAGTGATCTTGCAGAGGAAGGTCTGGTGCAAACCCGCAGCATCAAGATTCTGGCATTCAACATACTAGGGGTGATCAACTGGCATCTGAAGTGGTTCCGCACCGAAGGGGAACTCTCTCACGAGCAGGCCGTCGAAGAGATTTTGGATTTCATCCTTCATGGCGCATTGGGCTTGGGGCGAGGGGAGTGCTGA
- a CDS encoding hypothetical protein (Evidence 5 : Unknown function): MIDIISNTRYIVNLVSNPEMVFLANLGVNLHVCLCGDLQVASAQTLDFLDIGQKSSFPDWKLSPSGNDFPARTCFTIRR, translated from the coding sequence GTGATCGATATCATATCGAACACTCGATACATTGTCAACCTAGTTTCCAATCCGGAAATGGTCTTTTTGGCCAATCTCGGCGTCAATCTGCATGTTTGCTTGTGCGGCGACCTGCAGGTCGCCTCCGCGCAAACACTTGATTTCCTTGATATTGGCCAAAAATCCTCATTTCCGGATTGGAAACTTAGTCCATCCGGAAATGATTTCCCGGCTAGAACCTGCTTTACCATCCGCAGATGA
- the thiE gene encoding Thiamine-phosphate synthase, with product MQIKQIDYSLYLVTDRSLARGRPTRAIVEAAVRGGVTCVQLREKACSTRTFIEEALVLRSLLHENGIPLIINDRVDVALAVEADGVHLGQTDMPLPQARAILGDKALIGISAESLDDALRAEAEGADYIGVSPIFTTPTKTDTAPALGLSGLAAIRAAVRLPLIGIGGLNLENAAEVIRHGGSGLAVVSAIVSAEDPEAAARQLRAAIERAKAQWG from the coding sequence ATGCAGATCAAACAGATCGATTATTCCTTGTACCTCGTCACGGACCGCAGCCTCGCCCGCGGACGTCCGACGCGAGCCATAGTGGAGGCCGCCGTCAGAGGAGGAGTGACCTGCGTCCAGCTGAGGGAGAAGGCCTGCTCCACCCGCACCTTCATCGAGGAGGCGCTCGTTCTGCGGAGCCTCCTGCATGAAAACGGCATCCCCCTCATCATCAACGATCGCGTGGATGTGGCTCTGGCCGTCGAGGCCGACGGGGTCCACCTCGGTCAGACCGACATGCCGCTTCCGCAGGCAAGAGCGATCCTCGGGGACAAGGCTCTTATCGGAATCTCCGCGGAAAGCCTGGACGACGCCCTCCGGGCGGAAGCGGAGGGCGCGGATTACATCGGGGTAAGCCCTATCTTCACCACCCCGACCAAGACGGACACCGCCCCCGCCCTTGGACTCTCCGGGCTCGCGGCGATCCGGGCGGCTGTCCGGCTGCCGCTGATCGGCATCGGGGGTCTCAACCTCGAAAACGCCGCCGAGGTCATCCGGCACGGCGGGAGCGGCCTGGCGGTCGTTTCCGCCATCGTATCCGCAGAAGACCCCGAGGCGGCCGCCAGACAACTTCGGGCGGCGATCGAAAGGGCTAAGGCGCAATGGGGCTGA
- a CDS encoding putative Uncharacterized MobA-like protein (Evidence 3 : Putative function from multiple computational evidences), producing MQKRLGVIVLAAGFSSRMGAFKPLLPFGETTVAEHLIRNLRSIGLSDIHVITGFRADELAGRLAASGAVAVHNPHFEEGMFSSIQTGIQSLPRGLDGFFVLPVDTPLVRPGTFRFLANALDASTRKGIFIPRFSGRRGHPPLLDAGWAEAILQWQGPYGLRGFFQSQAGNCVEVDVPDRLMLLDMDTPEKYRALLLALPRQDIPDREECLALLRSLNTPPEELRRIQEASCLATFLGHTLTACGHTLDLQRLEAAALLQHLKPAASEHPESLPAFLKDIGFGRVAETLATAAHIDPLSTGPLKEADILLLADCHLRRGAATGTAASSVGTPSSCFGESEGSEADRRGIDKVQALEKRFEETCGKTVSRALQEYREHDDPRRSHGGKAN from the coding sequence ATGCAAAAACGCCTCGGCGTGATCGTGCTCGCCGCCGGCTTCTCCTCCAGGATGGGGGCCTTCAAACCCCTCCTCCCGTTCGGAGAAACGACGGTGGCGGAGCATCTTATCCGGAACCTCAGGAGCATAGGGCTCAGCGACATTCACGTGATCACAGGATTTCGTGCCGATGAACTCGCGGGGCGACTGGCCGCCTCGGGGGCCGTGGCGGTCCACAACCCGCACTTCGAAGAGGGGATGTTCTCCTCCATCCAGACCGGGATCCAAAGCCTCCCTCGAGGCCTCGACGGCTTTTTCGTCCTTCCGGTGGACACGCCGCTCGTGCGGCCGGGCACCTTTCGCTTCCTGGCGAACGCGCTTGACGCCTCGACGCGCAAAGGGATCTTCATTCCGCGTTTCTCGGGTAGAAGAGGCCACCCCCCCCTCCTGGATGCGGGCTGGGCCGAGGCCATCCTGCAATGGCAAGGCCCTTATGGGCTGCGAGGTTTTTTCCAGTCCCAAGCCGGCAACTGCGTGGAGGTGGACGTACCCGATCGGCTCATGCTGCTGGACATGGACACCCCCGAAAAATATCGGGCCCTTCTCTTAGCACTGCCCCGGCAGGACATCCCGGACCGGGAGGAATGCCTTGCACTGCTTCGCAGTCTGAACACCCCGCCGGAAGAACTCCGCCGCATTCAGGAGGCATCGTGTCTAGCCACTTTCCTGGGGCATACCCTCACGGCATGCGGGCACACTCTGGACCTCCAACGCCTCGAGGCGGCTGCACTCCTGCAGCATCTCAAGCCTGCAGCATCCGAGCATCCGGAAAGCCTGCCCGCGTTTCTAAAGGACATCGGCTTCGGGCGTGTGGCTGAAACCCTGGCCACCGCTGCACACATCGACCCTCTCTCCACAGGGCCCCTGAAGGAGGCGGATATCCTGCTCCTGGCCGACTGTCATCTTCGCCGGGGGGCTGCTACCGGCACCGCGGCCTCTTCGGTGGGGACACCGTCATCCTGCTTCGGGGAAAGTGAGGGATCCGAAGCGGATAGGCGCGGGATCGACAAAGTGCAGGCCCTCGAAAAGCGTTTTGAAGAAACCTGCGGAAAAACCGTTTCGCGTGCCCTTCAGGAGTATCGGGAACACGATGACCCGCGCCGATCCCACGGTGGTAAGGCCAACTGA
- a CDS encoding membrane hypothetical protein (Evidence 5 : Unknown function) — protein sequence MRLKVGLPWRSGPRSRIRQKPSTLIIKRAGSFFAKAILMSGFSAAVSNATKIRLLAVTLAMELYTVGASTVGMLTSNSLVFVANFVIALTAALASGLSLYTVKRMTHRTDLRNTYGFGRLETISSMVVGIAMLLAAVFIGYETLMKVRHPAEQHGGLLAMVLTSVSCVVSVWLWIRNLRLSRTEHSPIFGAMWRMARMGALEDILIILAVGLALIFHGAPWTRFLDVGATSILLLSFLKSTRDVFSGSIGDLLDRSLDERDLLLILRELAANFDAYEQIHGFRTRRSGSHIFIELFLEFDRQKQMQEVYNLIDRLEAGLKQTLPNAQVMVVPSRIPVPA from the coding sequence ATGCGGCTGAAAGTCGGGCTTCCATGGCGTTCGGGGCCCCGTTCCCGGATCCGGCAGAAGCCATCCACCCTGATTATCAAGCGGGCGGGATCATTTTTCGCAAAGGCGATCCTCATGAGCGGTTTTTCTGCAGCTGTTTCCAATGCCACCAAGATCCGCCTGCTGGCGGTCACCCTCGCCATGGAACTCTACACGGTCGGCGCCTCCACCGTCGGAATGCTCACCTCCAATTCCCTGGTGTTCGTCGCGAATTTCGTCATCGCCCTGACCGCCGCCCTCGCCTCAGGTCTGTCCCTGTACACGGTCAAACGCATGACGCATCGCACCGACCTCCGCAACACTTACGGATTCGGGCGTCTGGAAACCATCTCGAGCATGGTGGTCGGAATCGCCATGCTGCTCGCGGCCGTTTTCATCGGCTATGAGACCCTCATGAAGGTTCGCCACCCCGCGGAGCAACATGGCGGCCTGCTGGCGATGGTCCTGACGAGCGTCTCCTGTGTGGTCTCCGTCTGGCTCTGGATTCGCAACCTGCGCCTGAGCCGAACCGAGCACTCCCCCATATTCGGCGCCATGTGGCGTATGGCCCGGATGGGCGCCCTCGAAGACATCCTCATTATCCTGGCTGTCGGGCTCGCCTTGATCTTCCACGGCGCTCCCTGGACGCGCTTTCTGGACGTCGGTGCCACCTCCATCCTCCTCCTGAGCTTCCTCAAATCCACCCGCGACGTCTTTTCCGGTTCCATCGGCGACCTGCTCGACCGGAGCCTCGACGAGCGGGACCTGCTCCTGATCCTGCGTGAACTGGCCGCCAATTTCGATGCGTATGAACAAATCCATGGCTTCCGCACCCGCCGGTCCGGCAGCCATATCTTCATCGAGCTGTTTCTGGAATTTGACCGGCAAAAACAGATGCAAGAGGTGTACAACCTGATAGACCGCCTGGAAGCCGGCCTCAAACAGACCTTGCCGAACGCCCAGGTGATGGTGGTGCCAAGCCGTATTCCAGTACCGGCCTGA
- a CDS encoding hypothetical protein (Evidence 5 : Unknown function), translating into MEYQPFTVAQSLPAVGQVKQALGDPTAAGRPEMTLRVTVSPSAGFVKEVLHKKFTEFEPGVWLISVEGRRFSDRGWTILSAAGPMPGLHPERDFLDDSCVYLHSCLGSGLQIAVARRSAND; encoded by the coding sequence TTGGAATACCAGCCTTTTACCGTAGCCCAGAGTCTTCCTGCTGTCGGACAGGTCAAACAGGCTCTTGGGGATCCAACGGCTGCGGGAAGGCCGGAAATGACCCTGCGGGTGACTGTATCCCCGAGCGCCGGTTTTGTCAAAGAGGTTTTGCACAAAAAGTTCACGGAATTTGAACCGGGGGTTTGGCTTATTTCGGTCGAAGGGAGGCGGTTCTCCGATCGCGGCTGGACGATTCTGAGCGCTGCGGGACCGATGCCTGGTCTCCATCCGGAAAGGGACTTTTTGGACGATTCGTGCGTCTATCTGCATAGTTGCCTGGGCAGCGGCCTGCAGATCGCTGTAGCGCGTCGCAGCGCAAACGATTGA